One part of the Lotus japonicus ecotype B-129 chromosome 2, LjGifu_v1.2 genome encodes these proteins:
- the LOC130739657 gene encoding uncharacterized protein LOC130739657, with protein sequence MEDVITEAAPPSRLLEEDLNTFTPPSPPLPSPFLIFPHHQQQQPLKPTLLIIAISSSSLSLFHSHLTPQTLTASLILPESNTFLDLHSLSPTSLLAAVRTPIPAHRAVAVAKLLLGDKIKPSSVIVLDSLDPRHHRGRLSSDLPIAFKLESSAERAVKEKLLLGELEYYPSGSIVEGLAAAILARCQILKLRASLCVSWPQFDASAVLLVKDLLQRGALRGFDFGLSDDQALKFGRSKDSEFPSHLYI encoded by the coding sequence ATGGAAGATGTGATAACAGAAGCAGCACCACCTTCAAGACTACTAGAAGAAGACCTCAACACTTTCACACCACCTTCACCACCTCTCCCATCACCCTTCCTCATCTTCCcccaccaccaacaacaacaacccctCAAACCCACCCTCCTCATCATAGCAATCTCATCCTCCTCCCTCTCCCTCTTCCACTCCCACCTCACCCCCCAAACCCTAACCGCCTCCCTAATCCTCCCCGAATCCAACACCTTCCTCGACCTCCACTCCCTCTCCCCCACCTCCCTCCTCGCCGCCGTCCGCACCCCCATCCCCGCCCACCGCGCCGTCGCCGTCGCAAAACTCCTCCTCGGCGACAAGATCAAACCTAGCTCCGTCATCGTCCTCGACTCCCTCGATCCACGCCACCACCGCGGTCGCCTCTCGTCGGATCTCCCCATCGCCTTCAAGCTCGAGAGCTCCGCCGAGAGGGCGGTAAAGGAGAAGCTGCTGCTGGGCGAGTTGGAGTACTACCCCTCCGGCAGCATCGTGGAAGGGTTGGCCGCCGCGATTCTGGCGCGGTGCCAGATTTTGAAACTTAGGGCGAGCTTGTGTGTCTCTTGGCCTCAATTTGACGCTTCTGCGGTGTTGTTGGTTAAGGATTTGCTTCAGCGCGGGGCGTTGCGCGGGTTCGACTTCGGATTGAGCGATGATCAGGCTTTGAAATTTGGGAGGAGCAAGGATAGTGAATTCCCATCTCACTTGTATATTTGA
- the LOC130739659 gene encoding ASC1-like protein produces the protein MLGQQAMSGAVGSWVAHHLASIDWHHESYPEFRDFSVLPFLALFFPSLRIFLDTFVFEKVARRLIFGRGHETLDFQTKERRKKIRKFKESAWKFVYFLSAEIFALSVIYDEPWLTDTKYFWAGPGNQIWPEQKIKLRLKGLYMYCAGFYSYSILALIFWETKRSDFGVSMSHHVVSLGLIVLSYTLRFVRVGSVVLALHDASDVFLETGKMSKYSGAETVASFAFVLFVLSWTILRIIYFPFWVLRSTSYEIVLCLDTEEHQADGPIYYYVFNTLLFFLLVINIYWWVLMLRMLVNQIQARGKVSEDIRSDSEDEHEHEE, from the exons ATGTTGGGCCAG CAAGCAATGAGTGGTGCTGTTGGTTCCTGGGTTGCTCACCATCTGGCCTCCATTGACTGGCACCATGAATCCTACCCAGAGTTTCGTGATTTCTCCGTTCTACCCTTCCTCGCTCTTTTCTTCCCTTCCCTCCGCATCTTTCTCGACACCTTCGTCTTCGAG AAAGTCGCAAGACGATTGATTTTTGGAAGGGGACATGAGACGCTGGATTTTCAAACCAAGGAGAGAAGAAAAAAGATTAGAAAATTTAAGGAATCAGCATGGAAATTCGTTTATTTTCTATCCGCTGAAATTTTTGCTTTGTCTGTAATATATGATGAGCCTTGGTTGACTGACACAAAATATTTTTGGGCGGGGCCAGGGAATCAAATATGGCCAGAGCAAAAGATTAA ATTGAGATTGAAGGGGCTCTATATGTATTGTGCTGGATTTTATTCATACTCCATACTTGCTTTAATATTTTGGGAAACAAAGCGCTCTGACTTTGGGGTTTCCATGAGCCATCATGTTGTTTCTCTTGGTCTCATTGTGTTATCATACACTTTAAG GTTTGTTCGAGTTGGATCAGTTGTTTTAGCTCTTCATGATGCTTCTGATGTGTTTCTGGAGACAGGGAAAATGTCCAAATATAGTGGTGCTGAGACAGTGGCTAGCTTTGCATTTGTTCTTTTTGTTTTGTCTTGGACCATACTGCGCATCATTTATTTCCCATTCTGGGTTCTTCGAAGCACAAG CTATGAAATTGTTCTCTGCCTTGATACGGAAGAACACCAGGCGGATGGTCCAATTTATTATTACGTGTTCAATACTCTTCTATTCTTCTTGCttgttattaatatttattgGTGGGTGCTGATGCTTCGAATGCTTGTCAATCAAATCCAAGCAAGAGGAAAAGTTAGTGAAGATATTCGGTCTG ATTCGGAAGATGAACATGAACATGAAGAATAA